A stretch of Rhododendron vialii isolate Sample 1 chromosome 4a, ASM3025357v1 DNA encodes these proteins:
- the LOC131322341 gene encoding peroxidase 29-like: MGFSRTMFGVIFVFALWFEVLEGGGGGGGLSYDFYEGTCPQVEDIVRAGLKSVSLTDPTTPSAMLRLMFHDCQVQGCDASILIDTVTMPSEMDSTKNFGIRKRETITLLKSMVEVVCPHRVSCADILILAARDAVAMSGGPWIQVPLGRRDSISFPSYSLADSLLPAAGLGVDGMLRIFGSKGMSIEESVAIMGSHTLGVSHCFNIFTRLQAPQQGKAEYIEPGLETLLKLSCPLGSLTPNSSFVVNDPTSLTFDNQYYLNAMRGRGILRVDAELPSDLRTGPFVRNFGENQEDFFRAFSSGFVKLASSGVLTGDQGVIRGICSVI, translated from the exons ATGGGTTTTTCCAGAACCATGTTTGGAGTGATCTTTGTGTTTGCATTGTGGTTTGAGGTActtgaaggaggaggaggaggagggggtcTGTCTTATGATTTCTATGAGGGAACATGTCCACAAGTTGAGGACATTGTTAGAGCTGGACTTAAATCTGTCTCTCTCACTGATCCCACCACCCCTTCAGCAATGTTGAGGCTCATGTTCCATGATTGCCAAgttcag GGCTGTGATGCTTCAATCCTGATCGATACCGTAACAATGCCATCAGAAATGGACTCAACAAAAAACTTTGGGATCAggaagagagaaacaatcacccTGCTGAAATCAATGGTGGAAGTAGTCTGTCCACATCGAGTTTCTTGTGCTGACATTCTCATCCTGGCCGCCCGCGATGCAGTGGCAATGTCAGGCGGCCCATGGATACAAGTGCCCTTGGGAAGAAGGGACTCCATTTCCTTTCCTAGCTATAGCCTGGCTGATTCTCTGCTTCCTGCAGCAGGTTTAGGAGTTGATGGTATGCTGAGGATTTTTGGCAGCAAAGGGATGAGCATTGAAGAATCTGTTGCCATTATGG GATCCCACACTCTAGGAGTCTCGCATTGCTTCAACATCTTCACTCGTCTACAAGCCCCACAACAAGGCAAGGCTGAATACATAGAACCAGGGCTCGAAACGCTTCTGAAATTAAGCTGTCCATTAGGCTCATTGACCCCAAACAGTAGCTTTGTTGTGAATGACCCTACCTCATTAACCTTTGACAACCAATACTACCTCAACGCAATGAGAGGCCGCGGGATCCTGAGAGTCGATGCAGAGTTGCCTTCGGACCTGAGGACAGGTCCTTTTGTTCGGAACTTTGGGGAAAATCAAGAGGATTTCTTCCGGGCTTTTTCTTCCGGTTTTGTGAAATTGGCCTCTTCGGGTGTTCTGACTGGTGACCAAGGTGTTATTAGAGGGATTTGTAGTGTTATTTGA
- the LOC131322557 gene encoding GDSL esterase/lipase At4g16230-like, with protein MGFLRGKPVVRIAFGIMIVLIILCGICTAKRVPANFVFGDSLVEVGNNNYIASLSKCNYVPFGIDFGGRPTGRFTNGRTIVDIIGQEIGLEDFTPPYMAPTTTGNVTLKGVNYASGGGGICNETGIIFGGRFNMDEQIDYFANTRQDIISSIGGPATMRLLRTALFSVTMGSNDFINNYLTPVLSTPVQQTVPPEKFVGFLIARFRSQLTRLYKLGARKIVVSNVGPIGCIPYQRDLNPSAGETCVALPNHLAQLFNGRLKNLVPELRKNLKRSEFLYADVYRIVDDIIQNYESYGFQNSNTACCKIAGQFGGLIPCGPPSDICPDRSKYVFWDPYHPTDAANIIIAMRLMDGGSDDISPTNIRQLVQS; from the exons ATGGGTTTTCTTCGGGGAAAGCCGGTTGTTAGGATCGCATTTGGAATTATGATAGTCTTGATCATACTCTGCGGGATTTGCACGGCGAAAAGAGTTCCTGCCAATTTTGTGTTTGGTGATTCTTTGGTTGAGGTAGGAAACAACAACTACATTGCTTCTCTATCTAAATGCAACTACGTTCCGTTCGGAATAGATTTCGGTGGGCGGCCAACGGGACGATTCACAAATGGAAGAACCATAGTAGATATTATAG GACAAGAAATTGGTTTGGAAGATTTTACTCCTCCTTATATGGCTCCAACAACCACCGGAAATGTAACTCTGAAGGGTGTGAATTATGCTTCTGGTGGAGGTGGAATCTGTAATGAAACTGGGATAATTTTT GGTGGTAGATTCAACATGGATGAACAAATAGACTACTTTGCAAACACCAGGCAAGACATAATCTCGAGCATAGGTGGTCCTGCGACAATGAGGCTGCTAAGAACTGCACTCTTCTCGGTCACAATGGGCTCAAATGATTTCATCAACAATTACCTTACGCCTGTTCTCTCAACTCCTGTGCAACAAACGGTTCCTCCAGAGAAGTTTGTGGGCTTCTTAATCGCAAGATTTCGGTCACAACTTACG AGACTCTACAAGTTGGGAGCTAGAAAGATCGTTGTGTCGAATGTGGGGCCTATTGGGTGTATTCCATATCAAAGAGATCTGAATCCATCAGCAGGAGAAACCTGTGTTGCGTTGCCAAATCATCTAGCCCAGTTGTTCAACGGCAGGCTGAAGAACCTTGTACCAGAGCTTCGCAAAAACCTCAAGCGATCCGAATTTCTTTACGCGGATGTTTATCGTATCGTAGACGATATCATTCAAAACTACGAATCCTATG GATTCCAAAATTCGAATACAGCTTGTTGTAAGATCGCCGGCCAGTTCGGGGGTCTGATACCATGTGGTCCTCCCTCCGACATTTGTCCGGACAGATCCAAGTACGTTTTCTGGGATCCCTACCATCCAACTGATGCTGCCAATATAATCATAGCTATGCGCTTGATGGATGGTGGTTCTGATGATATTTCGCCGACGAATATTCGACAACTTGTTCAATCTTGA
- the LOC131322555 gene encoding uncharacterized protein LOC131322555, whose protein sequence is MSDAWSDGKYRSITNFLVNSPRGTVFLKSIDTSGIIKNADNLCDLLDDLVKEIGEEHVVQVVTDSASAYVSARQLLMEKRPNLFWNPCATHCLDLMLSDIGEFIVFKDTLAKAKEVTVFIYRHQWVLDMFRKYTKKKELARPAITRFATSYITLKRFDDLKIQIRAMFASVEWATSSYGKSAVGNKVESIILDDHRFWKGIKFCMKCVLPLVKVLRLVDGDSKPAMWYIYEAMDRAKEQIAKNLGEQKRRYEKIWNVIDTRWDYQLHRPLHAATYYLNPKFQYSETFKADREVRKGLYTTIERMYPDMDTRIIIDEQLEKFKNAEGMFGMDMAKLTRDKKQPALWWESFGEECKELQRLAIRVLSGTCSATGCERNWSIFDIVHSKRRNRLETQRMNALVFVKYNIQLELRQEKRQERGDTYDPICLSDMESDDEWITEKEGPILPVDHPWMDIEECFKDDGMVGKKRKRGPRNLNAYGRKKGKKKASELDDEDEIEVFDDNEVIELEGEEEEEEFDEATMADDDDDDVEELDLEDD, encoded by the exons ATGTCCGATGCGTGGAGCGATGGAAAGTATAGAAGCATTACAAATTTTCTTGTCAATAGTCCACGGGGTACCGTTTTCCTCAAATCTATTGACACATCTGGCATTATCAAGAATGCGGATAATTTGTGTGACTTGCTTGATGACTTGGTGAAAGAAATTGGGGAAGAGCATGTAGTCCAAGTGGTGACCGATAGTGCATCAGCTTATGTAAGTGCCAGACAATTGCTAATGGAGAAAAGGCCTAATTTGTTTTGGAACCCTTGTGCCACTCATTGCCTTGATTTGATGCTTAGTGACATTGGCGAGTTTATAGTCTTTAAGGACACCTTAGCAAAAGCAAAGGAAGTCACCGTGTTCATCTATAGGCATCAATGGGTACTTGACATGTttagaaaatacacaaaaaagaaggaattGGCACGACCAGCAATTACTAGATTTGCTACCTCTTATATCACCTTGAAAAGATTTGATGACTTAAAGATTCAAATTAGAGCTATGTTTGCATCGGTGGAGTGGGCTACAAGCTCTTATGGTAAAAGTGCGGTGGGGAATAAAGTGGAAAGCATAATTTTAGATGATCACAGATTTTGGAAAGGAATCAAATTTTGCATGAAGTGTGTTTTGCCTTTGGTTAAAGTATTGAGGCTTGTGGACGGTGATTCCAAGCCGGCCATGTGGTACATTTATGAGGCTATGGATAGGGCGAAAGAACAAATCGCCAAAAACTTGGGGGAACAAAAGAGAAGGTATGAGAAAATATGGAATGTCATTGATACGAGATGGGATTATCAACTCCATAGACCCCTTCATGCGGCGACTTACTACCTCAATCCCAA GTTTCAATATAGTGAAACATTTAAAGCCGATAGAGAAGTTAGAAAGGGCTTGTACACCACCATTGAGAGGATGTACCCGGATATGGACACAAGGATTATCATTGACGAGCAACTAGAGAAGTTCAAAAATGCCGAGGGTATGTTTGGTATGGACATGGCCAAGTTGACAAGAGATAAGAAGCAACCcg CATTATGGTGGGAGAGTTTTGGAGAAGAGTGCAAGGAGCTCCAAAGGTTAGCAATAAGAGTGCTAAGCGGCACTTGTAGTGCAACTGGATGTGAAAGAAATTGGAGCATATTTGATATTGTACACTCAAAAAGGAGGAACCGTTTGGAAACTCAAAGGATGAATGCGTTGGTGTTTGTAAAATACAACATTCAACTTGAGTTGAGGCAAGAGAAGAGGCAAGAGAGGGGTGATACATATGATCCAATTTGTTTATCTGATATGGAGTCTGATGATGAATGGATCACTGAAAAAGAAGGTCCAATACTACCCGTAGATCATCCATGGATGGACATTGAAGAGTGCTTTAAAGATGATGGAATGGTtgggaaaaagagaaagagag GGCCAAGGAACTTGAATGCTTATGGccgaaaaaaaggaaaaaagaaagcaagTGAGTTggatgatgaagatgaaattGAAGTGTTTGATGACAATGAAGTCATTGAACTcgagggagaagaagaggaagaagagtttGATGAAGCGACTATGgcggatgatgatgatgatgatgtggaGGAACTTGACCTTGAAGATGATTGA